A genomic window from Chitinophaga pollutisoli includes:
- the dinB gene encoding DNA polymerase IV, whose translation MTLRKIIHIDMDAFYASVEQRDHPDYRGKPIAVGGSPEGRGGVVATASYEARKFGVRSAMPSKRAQQLCPHILFVYPRFDVYRDVSRHVRSIFQRYTDLIEPLSLDEAYLDVTIDKQNIGSAIAIAQQIKQAIRDELNLTASAGVSVNKFVAKIASDMHKPDGLTFIGPSQIESFMENLPVEKFHGVGKVTAEKMQRMGLFNGADLKKLSENDLVQHFGKAGRFYYRIVRGQDDRPVQPHRETKSVGAEDTFPHDLTTLAEMDPELEKLAVKVATRLDKHQLKGRTVTLKVKYNDFRQITRNHSSQLPISDADSISTAAKQLLAKTDPETEGAKVRLLGITVSNFGEERSETGQLSLF comes from the coding sequence ATGACGCTCCGCAAAATCATTCATATCGACATGGATGCCTTCTACGCATCGGTGGAGCAGCGCGACCATCCCGACTATCGCGGTAAACCTATCGCCGTAGGCGGGTCCCCGGAAGGGCGTGGCGGAGTGGTGGCAACAGCCAGCTACGAAGCCAGAAAATTCGGAGTCCGCTCCGCCATGCCTTCCAAAAGAGCCCAGCAATTGTGCCCGCACATTCTTTTCGTTTATCCCCGATTCGACGTATACCGCGACGTGTCCCGCCATGTCCGTTCCATCTTCCAGCGCTACACCGATCTCATCGAACCCCTCTCCCTTGACGAAGCCTATCTCGATGTCACCATCGACAAACAAAATATCGGCTCTGCCATCGCCATCGCGCAGCAAATCAAACAAGCCATCCGCGACGAGCTCAACCTGACAGCCTCCGCCGGCGTTTCCGTCAATAAATTCGTCGCCAAGATCGCGTCCGATATGCATAAGCCCGACGGTCTCACCTTCATCGGCCCTTCCCAGATCGAATCCTTCATGGAAAACCTGCCGGTAGAGAAATTCCACGGCGTCGGCAAAGTAACCGCCGAAAAGATGCAGCGCATGGGATTATTCAACGGCGCCGATCTGAAAAAACTCTCCGAAAACGATCTTGTACAGCATTTCGGTAAAGCAGGACGGTTCTATTACCGCATTGTCCGCGGGCAAGACGACCGCCCCGTGCAGCCCCACCGCGAAACGAAGTCAGTAGGCGCGGAAGACACCTTTCCCCACGACCTCACCACCCTCGCCGAAATGGATCCTGAACTGGAAAAACTCGCGGTTAAAGTAGCCACCCGTCTCGATAAACACCAACTCAAAGGCCGGACTGTGACCCTTAAAGTCAAATACAACGATTTCCGGCAAATCACCCGTAATCATTCCTCCCAACTACCCATCTCCGACGCCGACAGCATTTCCACTGCCGCCAAACAGCTTCTCGCCAAAACCGATCCCGAAACGGAAGGCGCGAAAGTCCGGCTGCTGGGCATTACCGTCTCCAACTTCGGGGAAGAACGATCCGAAACCGGCCAGCTCTCGTTGTTCTGA
- a CDS encoding TIM-barrel domain-containing protein, with the protein MNIRFTLPLLCALLCQYTSLSAQLQWREVMPGVWKGTAGTPEKVTLLNIAAAKPDSAALGKLPSARFPLDRNDISVKLADGKVYLRFPLEKNEQLFGLGLNFKTVNQRGRVSQLHVDHYGGKDDGRTHAPVPLYISSRGYGVLVDAARYITVYAGTAVRTDTKNPPVLHDRNGNKQWESQPYSDAVEMLVPAAGAEVYIFAGPTAMNAVQRYNLFNGGGYLPPKWGLGFTQRVPTLYSQQDIVREAKEFEGHNFPLDFIGVEPGWHSMAYPCTFEWDPNRFPDPKGFIINLANMGVKANLWLNPYVSPKSSLYAPLKSLSGSHTVWNGLVADFTLPEAKALFREHFLKNHIALGVSGYKMDENDGYDKWLWPDVATFPSGTSAEQMRQIYGIAMQQMTDEWFREQNRRTYGLVRASNAGASRFPYVIYNDYYSHPDFITALVNSSFIGVLWTPEVRASKSAEEWVRRMQSVCFSPMAMLNAWADGTKPWSFPEVETAVQEVAMLRMQLLPYLYSTFAQYRFEGKPPFRSMNLIDGFAFTPQVNGGKLDATLNPYEAKTRSELKDQYMMGDNMIVAPFFAGDSSRKVYLPKGKWYDFYTGELAGEDGVITVKARLDRIPLFIRDGGLIPMIPPRRQAPKPGEVLPLEVRVYGSAPGDFLLYDDDGNTFDFERGQFTRVLLKAANGKGSMEKPAAGKPFGYGPKVKWTFMTAQAK; encoded by the coding sequence ATGAACATCAGATTTACATTGCCGCTGCTGTGTGCTTTGTTATGCCAGTACACTTCGCTCAGCGCCCAACTGCAATGGCGCGAAGTCATGCCCGGCGTCTGGAAAGGCACCGCGGGCACCCCGGAGAAAGTTACCTTACTGAACATTGCCGCCGCAAAGCCCGACAGCGCCGCGCTCGGAAAACTCCCTTCCGCCCGGTTCCCCCTCGATCGCAACGACATATCGGTGAAACTGGCCGACGGCAAAGTATACCTGCGCTTCCCCCTGGAAAAAAATGAACAGCTCTTCGGGCTGGGCCTAAACTTCAAAACCGTAAACCAACGCGGCCGCGTGAGCCAGCTGCATGTAGACCACTACGGCGGAAAAGACGACGGCCGCACCCACGCACCGGTTCCCTTGTACATCTCTTCCCGCGGATATGGCGTGCTGGTAGACGCTGCGCGGTATATCACCGTGTATGCCGGCACCGCTGTGCGGACCGACACGAAGAACCCACCCGTTCTCCACGACCGCAACGGCAACAAGCAGTGGGAATCGCAACCCTATTCAGATGCCGTGGAAATGCTGGTACCCGCGGCAGGCGCAGAAGTTTATATCTTCGCCGGCCCCACGGCCATGAACGCCGTGCAACGGTATAACCTTTTCAACGGCGGCGGTTACCTCCCGCCCAAATGGGGGCTCGGGTTTACGCAGCGCGTTCCCACCTTATACAGCCAGCAGGATATCGTGCGGGAAGCGAAAGAATTTGAAGGGCACAATTTCCCCCTTGATTTCATCGGCGTCGAACCAGGCTGGCATTCCATGGCCTACCCCTGCACTTTTGAATGGGATCCCAACCGCTTCCCCGACCCGAAAGGCTTCATCATCAACCTGGCAAACATGGGCGTGAAGGCCAACCTCTGGCTGAATCCCTACGTATCGCCCAAAAGCAGCCTGTATGCACCGCTTAAATCGCTTTCAGGCAGTCATACCGTATGGAACGGGCTCGTGGCGGATTTCACGCTGCCGGAAGCCAAAGCCCTCTTCCGCGAACACTTCCTGAAAAACCACATCGCACTGGGCGTGAGCGGTTATAAAATGGATGAAAACGACGGCTACGACAAATGGCTCTGGCCCGACGTGGCCACCTTCCCCTCCGGCACCTCGGCAGAACAAATGCGCCAGATCTATGGCATCGCCATGCAACAGATGACCGACGAATGGTTCCGGGAGCAAAACAGGCGGACGTACGGACTGGTGCGCGCTTCCAACGCCGGCGCCAGCCGCTTCCCATATGTCATCTACAACGATTATTATTCTCACCCGGATTTTATCACGGCGCTGGTCAACAGCAGCTTCATCGGCGTGCTCTGGACACCGGAAGTGCGCGCTTCCAAATCCGCGGAAGAGTGGGTGAGAAGGATGCAGTCCGTTTGCTTTTCGCCCATGGCCATGCTCAACGCCTGGGCCGACGGCACCAAGCCCTGGTCGTTCCCGGAAGTGGAAACCGCCGTGCAGGAGGTAGCGATGCTCCGCATGCAGCTGCTGCCTTATCTCTATTCCACTTTCGCGCAATACCGGTTTGAAGGAAAACCGCCTTTCCGCTCTATGAACCTGATCGACGGCTTTGCGTTCACTCCGCAGGTGAATGGCGGCAAACTCGACGCCACATTGAATCCCTACGAAGCTAAAACCCGTTCTGAATTGAAGGATCAGTACATGATGGGCGACAATATGATCGTGGCGCCTTTCTTCGCGGGCGACTCCAGCCGTAAAGTGTATCTCCCGAAAGGTAAATGGTATGATTTCTATACCGGTGAACTGGCTGGGGAAGATGGTGTGATCACTGTAAAAGCGCGTCTTGACCGCATTCCGCTATTCATCCGCGACGGCGGCCTTATCCCCATGATCCCCCCGCGCAGGCAAGCCCCGAAACCAGGGGAAGTGCTGCCGCTCGAAGTGCGCGTATACGGCAGCGCTCCAGGCGATTTCCTCCTGTACGACGACGACGGCAATACATTCGATTTCGAGCGGGGGCAATTTACCAGGGTGCTCCTTAAAGCCGCCAACGGCAAAGGCAGCATGGAGAAACCGGCCGCCGGGAAGCCCTTCGGCTACGGCCCCAAAGTAAAATGGACGTTCATGACCGCACAGGCGAAATAA
- a CDS encoding outer membrane beta-barrel protein has translation MKNKITLVLVLLLTGSVAASAQLKRFSIGPYVEGGFPVGDFSNTNNTGFGVGLNADIKLVAGFGVTGSVGYMRFGGKTENNIDYPNVAAVPVRVGIKYKLISILYVKAEAGAANYTGDLDGSAFLFAPGVGIRVLGLDVQAKWEGWFKDGTRSFFGLKAGYNF, from the coding sequence ATGAAAAACAAGATTACCCTAGTGCTGGTACTCCTGCTGACTGGCAGTGTCGCGGCAAGTGCACAGTTAAAGCGATTCAGCATCGGCCCCTATGTGGAAGGCGGTTTCCCCGTGGGCGATTTCAGTAATACCAATAACACCGGCTTTGGCGTGGGCCTGAATGCCGACATCAAACTGGTAGCCGGTTTTGGCGTAACGGGCTCCGTCGGTTACATGCGTTTCGGCGGCAAAACCGAAAACAATATCGACTATCCCAATGTTGCGGCTGTACCCGTACGCGTCGGTATCAAATATAAACTGATATCCATCCTGTACGTGAAAGCGGAAGCCGGCGCCGCTAATTATACCGGCGATCTCGACGGTTCCGCGTTCCTGTTCGCGCCCGGCGTAGGTATCCGCGTGCTCGGCCTCGATGTGCAGGCCAAATGGGAAGGCTGGTTTAAAGACGGCACCCGCAGCTTCTTCGGCCTGAAGGCCGGTTACAATTTTTGA
- a CDS encoding LytTR family DNA-binding domain-containing protein — protein sequence MKDTLTLPVKGLPAIPAWLAAPFRMLEPARNRLLLIVFCGCFSFLFMCLFTPFNMNQWYNGGPIGVTGVFAAFSGSGIAALGISQFLLRKWMIKKPLRHWQFLAWFFGETVLVAGIVNIVNVSLHDYLSFTWYEYWETYKYGFGVLALPYSIALLWFQSRVSANQLKTIGHQPAVAGDTVKEHLIIRDEYDKLALSLPPSSLLMVKAEDNYVQVFYRNGTGVKKELVRSSLKKLEPQLAGHGVARSHRSYMVNVSNVLLFKKNAKGHYLLIEGMDDHPVPVSASYLPQFQQKFTPDP from the coding sequence ATGAAAGACACGCTCACCCTTCCCGTCAAGGGCCTGCCCGCCATCCCTGCCTGGCTCGCCGCCCCTTTCCGCATGCTGGAACCGGCACGTAACAGGCTGCTGCTCATTGTTTTCTGCGGATGCTTCAGTTTTCTGTTCATGTGCCTGTTCACGCCCTTTAACATGAACCAATGGTACAACGGCGGCCCCATAGGCGTAACAGGCGTATTCGCCGCCTTTTCCGGCAGCGGCATCGCCGCCCTGGGAATCTCCCAATTCCTGTTGCGGAAGTGGATGATCAAAAAGCCCCTCCGGCACTGGCAATTTCTGGCCTGGTTCTTTGGCGAAACGGTATTGGTAGCCGGCATTGTCAATATCGTTAATGTATCCCTCCACGATTACCTCTCATTCACCTGGTACGAATACTGGGAAACTTATAAATATGGCTTCGGCGTGCTGGCGCTCCCCTATTCCATCGCCCTTCTCTGGTTCCAGAGCCGCGTTTCCGCCAACCAGCTCAAAACCATCGGACACCAGCCGGCTGTGGCCGGCGATACGGTAAAAGAGCACCTCATCATCCGGGATGAATACGACAAATTAGCCCTGAGCCTCCCGCCTTCGAGCCTGCTGATGGTGAAGGCGGAAGACAATTACGTGCAGGTTTTTTACCGGAACGGCACCGGGGTGAAGAAAGAACTGGTACGCTCTTCCCTCAAAAAACTGGAACCCCAGCTCGCCGGGCACGGTGTGGCGAGGTCGCACCGCTCGTATATGGTTAATGTATCCAACGTATTGTTATTCAAGAAAAACGCGAAAGGCCACTACCTTTTAATTGAAGGGATGGATGATCACCCGGTCCCGGTTTCGGCGAGTTATCTGCCCCAGTTCCAGCAGAAATTCACCCCGGACCCCTGA
- a CDS encoding S10 family serine carboxypeptidase-like protein, with protein sequence MKSTFAAACLLCCSTAFAQKTTSEPDLTTGPGATERTLKIDASVTTNHEVTIKGQRVPYKVTAGTLPVWDDEGKTIAGVFYTYFERTGVADQGPRPLVFSFNGGPGTASVWMQIGYTGPRVLKIDDEGYPVQPYGLKDNPHSILDVADIVYVDPVNTGFSRMANKDVQGSKFFGVNQDVKYLAEWISTFITRYKRWASPKYLVGESYGTTRVSGLALELQNAQWIYVNGVVLVSPTELGIERDGPADAALRLPYFAATAWYHKALTPELQQKDLTAVLPEVEEFTIREYLPALAQGGNLPETKRKEITAKVARYSGLSEKVVLQNNLDISTNFFWKELLRDRGYTVGRLDSRYLGIDKKDAGQSVDYNAELTSWLHSFTPAINIYVREELKYKTDLKYNMFGPVWPWDNNNNRTGDNLRQAMAQNPYLHVFVQSGYYDGACDYFNAKYNLWQMDPGGKLKDRMSFEGYRSGHMMYLRKDDLATSNEHLRQFILKSVPKEGQAAKY encoded by the coding sequence ATGAAATCAACCTTTGCCGCAGCCTGCCTGCTTTGCTGCTCTACCGCCTTCGCACAAAAAACAACCTCCGAACCCGATCTGACTACCGGCCCCGGCGCTACAGAGCGCACGCTCAAGATCGACGCCTCGGTGACAACGAACCATGAAGTCACCATCAAAGGCCAGCGCGTGCCTTACAAGGTGACGGCCGGAACGTTGCCCGTTTGGGACGACGAAGGCAAAACCATCGCCGGCGTGTTTTATACGTATTTCGAACGGACGGGCGTGGCCGACCAGGGCCCCCGGCCGCTGGTATTTTCCTTCAACGGCGGGCCCGGAACTGCTTCCGTATGGATGCAGATCGGGTATACCGGCCCGCGCGTGCTGAAGATCGACGACGAAGGATATCCCGTGCAGCCATACGGATTGAAAGATAACCCCCATTCCATCCTCGATGTGGCCGATATCGTGTATGTGGATCCCGTGAACACGGGATTTTCGCGGATGGCCAACAAAGATGTGCAGGGATCGAAGTTTTTCGGGGTGAACCAGGACGTGAAATACCTGGCTGAATGGATCAGTACTTTCATTACACGGTACAAACGCTGGGCGAGCCCCAAGTATCTCGTCGGTGAAAGCTACGGCACCACCCGCGTTTCAGGGCTGGCGCTGGAACTGCAGAATGCACAATGGATCTACGTGAACGGCGTGGTGCTCGTTTCGCCTACGGAGTTGGGGATCGAGCGCGACGGGCCGGCGGATGCCGCGCTGCGCCTGCCCTATTTCGCCGCTACCGCCTGGTATCATAAAGCCCTCACACCGGAACTGCAACAAAAAGACCTGACGGCCGTACTGCCGGAAGTGGAAGAATTCACCATCCGGGAATACCTGCCGGCGCTCGCGCAGGGCGGTAATCTGCCGGAAACGAAGCGGAAGGAGATCACCGCGAAAGTTGCCCGCTACTCCGGACTTTCCGAAAAAGTAGTCCTGCAAAATAACCTCGACATATCCACGAATTTCTTCTGGAAAGAATTGCTGCGCGACCGTGGCTACACCGTGGGCCGCCTCGATTCCCGCTACCTGGGGATCGATAAGAAGGACGCCGGGCAGAGCGTGGATTATAACGCGGAACTCACTTCCTGGCTGCATTCTTTCACCCCGGCGATCAACATTTATGTCCGCGAGGAATTGAAATACAAAACCGATCTGAAATACAATATGTTCGGCCCCGTTTGGCCATGGGATAACAACAACAACCGCACCGGCGATAATCTCCGCCAGGCCATGGCGCAAAATCCTTACCTGCATGTTTTCGTGCAGAGCGGTTACTACGACGGCGCCTGCGATTATTTCAACGCCAAATACAATCTCTGGCAGATGGACCCCGGCGGAAAACTGAAAGACCGCATGTCGTTCGAAGGCTACCGCAGCGGGCACATGATGTACCTGCGGAAAGACGATCTGGCCACCAGTAACGAACACCTGCGCCAGTTCATCCTCAAATCCGTTCCCAAAGAAGGTCAGGCCGCGAAGTACTGA
- a CDS encoding DUF2341 domain-containing protein, with the protein MKRLVYPLLLLLLCGSAFAQRGGWSHSMAIRLNTTATGAGVAKDVAGYPLAVFLDASRFNFSAAIANGADIRFSETSDGPFLPHSIEWWDPAAREALVWVRIPLVKGNSRSQQVYMHWGNKSAAPADRSTEVFPTAEGFTGVWHLQEPGNTLPGGYADATANEANATGVNMMPYNTVKGVLGKAQRFRCAERQWIRVDSEKRKLFDLTERLTFSIWAYAETYSNRGDEAKRVLPGYETLFAKGDNSWRLQKLGIRSWHQPEADLIEICVERASPRGDLCVIGKTDMKVKQWYHITGVHDFPYVHLYVNGRLERTEKFDTPWKSDDHPVGIGNQSQFPDKGGRYWDGILDEARVIGKAKSAEWIRLDYESQRPGSRLLEFGSVSEK; encoded by the coding sequence ATGAAACGACTTGTTTACCCTTTACTATTGCTGCTGCTATGCGGTTCCGCCTTTGCGCAGCGTGGCGGATGGAGCCACAGCATGGCGATCCGCCTCAATACAACCGCTACCGGCGCCGGTGTGGCAAAAGATGTGGCCGGCTATCCTTTGGCGGTCTTCCTGGACGCTTCACGATTCAATTTTTCCGCCGCCATTGCCAACGGCGCCGATATCCGTTTTTCCGAAACGTCCGACGGCCCTTTCCTGCCGCATAGCATTGAGTGGTGGGACCCCGCGGCCAGGGAAGCCCTCGTTTGGGTCCGCATCCCGCTTGTTAAAGGCAACAGCCGGAGCCAACAGGTATATATGCATTGGGGAAACAAATCGGCCGCACCCGCAGACCGCTCCACTGAAGTATTCCCCACGGCCGAAGGTTTTACAGGCGTCTGGCACCTCCAGGAGCCGGGCAATACCCTTCCCGGTGGATATGCGGATGCCACGGCCAACGAAGCCAACGCCACCGGCGTGAACATGATGCCGTACAACACGGTGAAAGGCGTACTGGGCAAAGCGCAGCGGTTCCGTTGTGCCGAAAGGCAATGGATCAGGGTAGACAGTGAAAAACGTAAGCTGTTCGATCTGACGGAGCGGCTCACCTTCTCCATCTGGGCATATGCGGAAACATATTCCAATCGTGGAGACGAAGCGAAAAGAGTACTCCCGGGCTACGAGACCCTGTTTGCAAAAGGCGATAATTCGTGGCGGCTGCAAAAGCTCGGTATCCGTAGCTGGCACCAGCCCGAAGCCGATCTGATCGAGATCTGCGTGGAGCGCGCCTCGCCCCGCGGCGACCTCTGCGTGATCGGTAAAACCGACATGAAAGTGAAGCAATGGTACCACATCACCGGCGTGCACGATTTCCCTTATGTACACCTGTACGTCAATGGCCGGCTGGAAAGAACAGAGAAATTCGACACCCCCTGGAAATCGGATGATCACCCGGTCGGGATCGGCAACCAGAGCCAGTTTCCGGACAAAGGTGGCCGCTACTGGGACGGGATCCTCGACGAAGCCCGCGTGATAGGGAAAGCGAAAAGCGCCGAATGGATCCGGCTGGATTATGAAAGCCAGCGCCCTGGCAGCCGCTTGCTCGAGTTTGGGAGCGTTTCTGAAAAGTAA
- a CDS encoding SRPBCC domain-containing protein: protein MKDFKQHFVIPAPPEEVYQALTREATIRLWTGDKAEMSTEPGSEFSLWDGSIAGRNIEFEEGRKLVQEWYFGEQEPASIVTIILHPHKKGTSAELRHSNIPDEAYDDIVEGWRDAYFGSLIDFYTE, encoded by the coding sequence ATGAAAGATTTCAAGCAACATTTCGTGATTCCCGCGCCGCCGGAAGAAGTGTACCAGGCGCTGACCCGTGAGGCCACCATCCGGTTGTGGACGGGCGATAAGGCGGAGATGAGCACGGAGCCCGGCTCTGAGTTTTCGTTGTGGGATGGCAGTATCGCCGGCCGCAATATCGAATTCGAGGAGGGCAGGAAGCTGGTGCAGGAATGGTACTTCGGCGAACAAGAGCCCGCCTCCATCGTAACGATCATCCTGCATCCGCATAAAAAAGGCACATCGGCGGAGCTTCGCCATTCCAATATTCCCGACGAAGCGTACGACGATATCGTGGAAGGCTGGCGGGATGCTTATTTTGGTTCCCTGATCGACTTTTATACCGAATAG
- a CDS encoding S1-like domain-containing RNA-binding protein has protein sequence MYKVGEYNQLKVKKETDFGVYLDGGGDTEILLPKRYVPDGTRPGDELTVFLYHDSENRLIATTDKPKGVVGDIVSLKVVDTTHQGAFLDWGLAKDLFVPLSRQVSKMVKGQDYLVMIYLDELTNRVAATEKIDAYLSNDPLTVQEKDPVELVIYRRSDIGFITIINNRHTGVLHYSDVFRPLDIGDRLQGFVKAVKEDGKVDVAPGQSGYNRVEDEASRMLRLLRENDGYLPYHDKSDPDEIRDFFGMSKKTFKMTVGALYKQQKIELTKTGIKLIED, from the coding sequence ATGTACAAAGTCGGCGAATATAATCAGCTGAAAGTCAAAAAAGAAACAGATTTCGGGGTGTACCTCGACGGTGGCGGGGATACGGAAATCCTCCTGCCCAAACGCTATGTTCCCGACGGCACCCGCCCGGGCGACGAGCTTACCGTGTTTCTCTACCATGATTCCGAAAACAGGCTCATCGCTACCACCGACAAGCCGAAAGGCGTGGTGGGCGATATTGTTTCCCTAAAAGTGGTGGACACCACCCACCAGGGCGCATTCCTCGACTGGGGACTGGCCAAAGACCTCTTCGTGCCGCTGTCGCGCCAGGTATCCAAAATGGTGAAAGGGCAGGATTATCTTGTCATGATCTACCTCGACGAACTCACCAACCGCGTGGCCGCCACCGAAAAAATCGATGCTTACCTCAGTAATGACCCGCTTACCGTGCAGGAAAAAGACCCGGTAGAACTGGTGATTTATCGCCGGTCAGACATCGGGTTCATTACCATCATCAATAACCGCCATACCGGCGTGTTGCATTACTCCGACGTGTTTCGCCCACTCGACATCGGCGACCGCCTCCAAGGGTTTGTAAAAGCCGTGAAGGAAGACGGAAAGGTGGATGTGGCGCCCGGACAGTCGGGGTACAACCGGGTGGAAGACGAGGCCTCCCGCATGTTGCGCCTGCTCCGGGAGAACGACGGTTATCTGCCATACCACGATAAATCCGATCCGGATGAGATCCGTGATTTCTTCGGGATGAGCAAGAAGACGTTTAAAATGACGGTAGGCGCGCTGTACAAGCAACAGAAAATCGAGTTGACCAAAACCGGCATCAAGCTGATAGAAGACTAA
- a CDS encoding DUF4251 domain-containing protein, with translation MRILNTIPVWIIAFFALSCSSTQQVPTGATADIKTIVPSRSFVFRMQTVLPMSGRTRQMAGDGYEVKISKDTVDSWLPYFGRAYSAPIDPANSGVTFVSTDFEYIEAPRKDGGWEITIKPRDNRDIQQMFFSISEGGYASLQVTSNNRQPISYNGVVTAESSRKRRK, from the coding sequence ATGCGTATTTTGAACACGATCCCGGTTTGGATCATTGCTTTCTTTGCGCTGTCCTGCTCCTCGACCCAACAAGTACCCACAGGCGCTACGGCCGATATCAAAACGATCGTTCCATCCCGCAGTTTTGTTTTCCGGATGCAGACGGTTCTGCCGATGAGCGGCCGCACCCGGCAGATGGCAGGGGATGGATATGAAGTGAAGATTTCCAAAGACACCGTTGATTCCTGGCTGCCTTACTTCGGCAGGGCATATTCCGCCCCGATAGACCCTGCGAACAGCGGTGTCACGTTCGTTTCCACGGATTTCGAATATATAGAAGCGCCACGGAAAGACGGTGGATGGGAAATCACCATCAAGCCCCGCGATAACCGCGATATCCAGCAAATGTTCTTCTCTATTTCTGAGGGTGGTTATGCGTCGTTGCAAGTGACCAGCAATAATCGCCAGCCGATATCCTATAACGGTGTGGTAACGGCGGAAAGCAGCCGTAAACGGAGGAAATAA
- a CDS encoding DsbA family oxidoreductase translates to MKIDIWSDVACPFCYVGKRHLEAALAKFPHAKDVEVTWHSFELNPDAQKDYQEDHYTLLASKYGMTREQAMANSARVADAGKAVGIDFKFDDMINTNTFNAHRLIQLAAQHGKQDEVEELLFKAYFTEGKHIGETATLEAIAKAAGLDADAMLQGTEFTGEVRQDEAQAQQLGIRGVPFFVFDMKYAISGAQPVEVFDQTLEKVWSETHPQIVNPTGSDDNTCADGVCNV, encoded by the coding sequence ATGAAAATAGACATCTGGTCGGACGTGGCCTGCCCTTTCTGTTATGTGGGCAAACGCCACCTGGAAGCGGCGCTGGCGAAATTTCCGCATGCAAAAGACGTGGAAGTGACGTGGCACAGCTTCGAACTTAACCCCGACGCACAAAAGGATTACCAGGAAGATCACTATACCTTGCTTGCCTCCAAATACGGGATGACGCGCGAACAGGCCATGGCCAATTCTGCGCGCGTAGCCGACGCGGGCAAAGCCGTGGGCATCGATTTCAAGTTCGATGACATGATCAATACCAATACCTTCAACGCGCACCGCCTCATTCAGCTGGCGGCGCAGCACGGAAAGCAGGACGAAGTGGAAGAACTGCTCTTCAAGGCTTACTTCACCGAAGGCAAACACATTGGAGAAACCGCCACGCTCGAAGCCATAGCGAAAGCTGCGGGGCTCGACGCAGACGCCATGCTGCAAGGGACCGAATTCACGGGCGAAGTGCGGCAGGACGAAGCGCAGGCGCAGCAGCTGGGCATCCGTGGGGTGCCGTTTTTCGTGTTCGACATGAAATACGCTATTAGCGGGGCGCAGCCTGTTGAAGTGTTTGACCAGACGCTGGAAAAAGTTTGGAGCGAAACGCATCCGCAGATCGTGAACCCCACGGGCAGCGATGATAACACGTGCGCAGACGGGGTTTGTAACGTATAA
- a CDS encoding metallophosphoesterase, translated as MINRREFIGLSLKSIVLIGAGSALQSFAPGSFVLPPRKKVKLRFALASDGHYGQPDTTFAEHHSNMVALLNKEASGRGLDFTVINGDVFHNDPKFIHPAKAAWDQLSMKYHVSHGNHDMIDESEWEKVFGTRWHYDFQQGDNAFLILNTADIKGKYVCPDLGWTREHLAKHRNAKNLFVIQHITPVKWTEHGIDCPELVEMFSAQTNLRAVFHGHDHAEDGMKEKNGKHYFFDGHLGGSWGKPYYGYRIVEVLRNGEVLCYQVNPKETAPVNSTTVKR; from the coding sequence ATGATCAACCGCAGAGAATTTATCGGGCTTTCGCTGAAAAGCATCGTCCTGATCGGCGCCGGTTCCGCCCTGCAATCCTTCGCGCCCGGGAGCTTCGTTCTGCCGCCGCGTAAAAAGGTAAAACTCCGCTTCGCCCTCGCGTCCGACGGGCACTATGGCCAGCCGGACACCACTTTCGCTGAACACCATAGCAACATGGTGGCCCTGCTCAATAAGGAAGCATCCGGCAGGGGGCTCGATTTTACCGTCATCAACGGCGATGTATTTCACAACGATCCCAAATTTATCCATCCCGCTAAAGCCGCGTGGGACCAACTCTCCATGAAATACCATGTCTCCCACGGTAACCACGATATGATCGACGAATCCGAATGGGAGAAAGTTTTCGGCACCCGCTGGCATTACGATTTTCAACAGGGAGACAACGCTTTCCTCATACTCAATACCGCGGATATCAAAGGCAAATATGTTTGTCCGGACCTCGGCTGGACCCGCGAGCATCTCGCCAAACACCGCAACGCCAAAAACCTTTTCGTGATCCAGCACATCACACCCGTGAAATGGACCGAACACGGCATCGACTGCCCCGAACTGGTGGAGATGTTCTCCGCGCAAACCAACCTGCGGGCGGTTTTTCACGGGCATGACCATGCGGAAGACGGCATGAAAGAGAAAAACGGCAAGCACTACTTCTTCGATGGTCACCTCGGCGGGAGTTGGGGCAAGCCTTATTACGGTTACCGCATCGTGGAAGTGCTCCGGAACGGCGAAGTGCTCTGTTACCAGGTGAACCCCAAAGAAACGGCGCCCGTCAACTCCACTACAGTAAAACGATAA